One genomic window of Quercus robur chromosome 6, dhQueRobu3.1, whole genome shotgun sequence includes the following:
- the LOC126732357 gene encoding uncharacterized protein LOC126732357 isoform X2, translated as MERNTPVRKPHTSTADLLTWSEVPPSESPATVSGARSHQPSDKISKVLHGGQLTDEEAQSLLKKKPCSGYKLKEITGSGIFAANSEDGTSESDSAKTGLRVYQAVNGISQISFSTEESVSPKKPTSLPEVAKQRELSGTLQSESDLKNKKQISNAKNKELSGHDIFGPPPEIVPRSVAASRTSESKESRDMGEPAPRNLRTSVKVSNPAGGQSNIMFSEEPTVKTAKKIHNQKFAELTGNDIFKGDVPPGSAEKPLSTAKLREISGSNIFADGKAESRDYLGGVRKPPGGESSIALV; from the exons ATGGAGAGAAACACACCAGTGAGAAAGCCTCACACATCCACCGCCGATCTGCTAACCTGGTCGGAAGTCCCTCCGTCTGAATCTCCGGCCACCGTTTCCGGCGCTCGCTCTCACCAG CCGTCCGATAAGATCAGCAAAGTCCTCCATGGAGGTCAGCTCACTGACGAAGAAGCTCAGAGCCtattgaaaaa GAAGCCATGTTCAggatataaattaaaagaaattactGGTAGTGGTATATTTGCGGCCAACAGTGAGGATGGTACATCGGAATCTGATTCGGCCAAAACAGGACTCCGTGTTTATCAG GCTGTGAATGGAATTAGCCAAATTTCATTCAGCACGGAAGAGAGTGTTTCACCCAAGAAGCCTACCTCTCTCCCTGAGGTAGCAAAGCAGCGTGAATTAAGTGGGACATTGCAAAGTGAGTCAGACTTAAAGAATAAGAAGCAAATATCAAATGCCAAGAATAAGGAGCTCAGTGGACACGACATCTTTGGACCTCCTCCTGAAATTGTACCTCGGTCAGTGGCTGCTTCACGCACCTCAGAATCAAAAGAAAGTAGAGACATGGGGGAACCTGCACCTCGAAATTTACGCACGTCTGTCAAAGTTTCAAAT CCTGCTGGAGGTCAAAGTAATATTATGTTTAGTGAAGAACCGACTGTCAAGACagcaaaaaaaatacataaccaGAAATTTGCCGAGCTGACAGGCAATGATATTTTTAAGGGAGATGTTCCTCCTGGATCTGCTGAAAAGCCACTGAGCACAGCTAAGCTGAGAGAAATTAGTGGCAGTAACATCTTTGCTGATGGGAAGGCAGAGTCGAGAGACTATCTTGGAGGTGTCCGCAAGCCCCCTGGTGGTGAGAGCAGCATTGCTTTGGTTTAA
- the LOC126732357 gene encoding uncharacterized protein LOC126732357 isoform X1 — MERNTPVRKPHTSTADLLTWSEVPPSESPATVSGARSHQPSDKISKVLHGGQLTDEEAQSLLKKKPCSGYKLKEITGSGIFAANSEDGTSESDSAKTGLRVYQQAVNGISQISFSTEESVSPKKPTSLPEVAKQRELSGTLQSESDLKNKKQISNAKNKELSGHDIFGPPPEIVPRSVAASRTSESKESRDMGEPAPRNLRTSVKVSNPAGGQSNIMFSEEPTVKTAKKIHNQKFAELTGNDIFKGDVPPGSAEKPLSTAKLREISGSNIFADGKAESRDYLGGVRKPPGGESSIALV, encoded by the exons ATGGAGAGAAACACACCAGTGAGAAAGCCTCACACATCCACCGCCGATCTGCTAACCTGGTCGGAAGTCCCTCCGTCTGAATCTCCGGCCACCGTTTCCGGCGCTCGCTCTCACCAG CCGTCCGATAAGATCAGCAAAGTCCTCCATGGAGGTCAGCTCACTGACGAAGAAGCTCAGAGCCtattgaaaaa GAAGCCATGTTCAggatataaattaaaagaaattactGGTAGTGGTATATTTGCGGCCAACAGTGAGGATGGTACATCGGAATCTGATTCGGCCAAAACAGGACTCCGTGTTTATCAG CAGGCTGTGAATGGAATTAGCCAAATTTCATTCAGCACGGAAGAGAGTGTTTCACCCAAGAAGCCTACCTCTCTCCCTGAGGTAGCAAAGCAGCGTGAATTAAGTGGGACATTGCAAAGTGAGTCAGACTTAAAGAATAAGAAGCAAATATCAAATGCCAAGAATAAGGAGCTCAGTGGACACGACATCTTTGGACCTCCTCCTGAAATTGTACCTCGGTCAGTGGCTGCTTCACGCACCTCAGAATCAAAAGAAAGTAGAGACATGGGGGAACCTGCACCTCGAAATTTACGCACGTCTGTCAAAGTTTCAAAT CCTGCTGGAGGTCAAAGTAATATTATGTTTAGTGAAGAACCGACTGTCAAGACagcaaaaaaaatacataaccaGAAATTTGCCGAGCTGACAGGCAATGATATTTTTAAGGGAGATGTTCCTCCTGGATCTGCTGAAAAGCCACTGAGCACAGCTAAGCTGAGAGAAATTAGTGGCAGTAACATCTTTGCTGATGGGAAGGCAGAGTCGAGAGACTATCTTGGAGGTGTCCGCAAGCCCCCTGGTGGTGAGAGCAGCATTGCTTTGGTTTAA